A stretch of the Tardiphaga sp. 709 genome encodes the following:
- a CDS encoding 2-hydroxyacid dehydrogenase produces MGTGISSDKIDLLIYGPTKPLINNGFSDQFVLHKYETQHDLERLPAGVAEKIRGIAVTGLVPTNSAVLAKYPKVEIISSFGVGYDHIDAKYAAENNILVTNTPDVLTEEVADTALGLFIATAREFIKADKYVRSGLWLTQPYPLTVGSLRDRKVGMVGMGRIGQAIARRLDASLVPVVYHSRNPAAGVSHKHYPNLIEMAKAVDTLIVITPGGPSTANLVNAEVMQALGPRGIIINIARGSVIDEPALIAALKSGTILAAGLDVFAQEPKVPDELKSMQNVVLLPHVGSASVVTRNAMDQLVVDNLKLWFAGKAPTTPIAETPIKGR; encoded by the coding sequence TCAGTTCGTATTGCATAAATATGAAACCCAGCACGATCTCGAACGGCTGCCGGCGGGCGTTGCCGAGAAAATCCGCGGTATCGCCGTGACTGGCCTGGTGCCGACCAACAGCGCCGTGCTGGCGAAATATCCCAAGGTCGAGATCATCTCCTCGTTCGGCGTCGGCTATGATCACATCGACGCCAAATATGCCGCCGAGAACAATATCCTCGTCACCAACACGCCGGATGTGCTGACCGAGGAAGTCGCCGATACGGCGCTCGGCCTGTTCATCGCCACTGCCCGCGAATTCATCAAGGCGGATAAATATGTCCGTTCGGGCCTGTGGCTGACACAGCCTTATCCGCTCACGGTCGGCTCGCTGCGCGACCGCAAGGTCGGCATGGTGGGCATGGGCCGCATCGGTCAGGCCATCGCGCGCCGTCTCGACGCCTCGCTGGTGCCGGTGGTCTATCACTCGCGGAACCCCGCGGCTGGCGTCTCGCACAAGCACTATCCGAACCTGATCGAGATGGCGAAGGCGGTGGATACACTGATCGTCATTACGCCGGGCGGGCCGTCGACGGCTAATCTCGTCAATGCGGAAGTCATGCAGGCGCTCGGTCCGCGCGGCATCATCATCAATATCGCGCGCGGTTCGGTGATCGATGAACCTGCACTGATTGCGGCGCTCAAATCGGGCACCATTCTGGCTGCTGGCCTCGACGTGTTCGCGCAGGAACCGAAAGTGCCGGACGAGCTGAAGTCGATGCAGAACGTCGTGCTGCTGCCGCATGTCGGCTCGGCGTCGGTGGTGACGCGCAACGCGATGGATCAGCTGGTGGTCGACAACCTCAAGCTCTGGTTTGCCGGCAAGGCGCCGACGACGCCGATTGCGGAAACACCGATAAAGGGACGCTGA
- a CDS encoding AprI/Inh family metalloprotease inhibitor, translated as MLVGAPARAQDAATLRKNMIGQWELSTTERSKTCVVTLKNDTSPQGLKLELEPDCAKALPFTKDIAAWNIKGLDIVRLQNPTGEAVIDFTEVESGIFEGIRTGEGVYILQNLAAARSLTKSMDQMIGDWSMVRGSGRVVCGLTLTNTETTQDNFAVFLKPRCDPLVANFNPKQWRLERGELLMMSASGETWHFEADDNAQWRRVPDSADPLILLRQ; from the coding sequence ATGCTCGTCGGCGCACCGGCACGAGCTCAGGATGCTGCCACCCTTCGAAAAAACATGATCGGGCAGTGGGAGCTCTCCACCACCGAACGCAGCAAGACCTGCGTGGTGACGCTGAAGAACGACACGTCGCCGCAGGGGCTGAAGCTCGAACTCGAACCGGATTGCGCGAAGGCGCTGCCTTTCACCAAGGATATCGCGGCCTGGAACATCAAGGGGCTCGATATCGTCCGGCTGCAGAATCCGACGGGCGAAGCGGTGATCGATTTCACCGAGGTGGAGAGCGGCATCTTCGAGGGCATTCGCACTGGCGAGGGCGTCTATATCCTGCAGAACTTGGCGGCCGCCCGCTCGCTGACCAAGTCGATGGACCAGATGATTGGCGACTGGTCGATGGTGCGCGGCAGCGGCCGCGTGGTCTGCGGTCTGACGCTGACCAATACCGAGACGACCCAGGATAATTTCGCCGTGTTCCTGAAGCCGCGCTGCGACCCCTTGGTGGCGAATTTCAATCCCAAGCAGTGGCGTCTCGAACGCGGCGAATTGCTGATGATGTCGGCATCAGGCGAGACTTGGCATTTCGAGGCCGATGATAATGCGCAGTGGCGCCGTGTGCCCGATAGTGCCGATCCGCTGATCCTGCTGCGGCAGTAG
- a CDS encoding tetratricopeptide repeat protein, with the protein MKFFALAFSCLLFFSMPANANDADTFSAMVALANKGDAEAQYHVGMMYNNGIGTQQDRRQAFEWFQKSAASNDPLGAYKLGCYYDGQGAGVVESNADQALKYKLVAAEAGYSLAQHDVGNLYDKRGNSEEALKWWKRAGDQGYPGALFGLSRLYSAGKGTPKDLSLSYAYFKLSKLAPAKNVNEMAALLSEQELKNAEKLVSEWKPRTTALTLKAKSGIRAAEEYVKTIRN; encoded by the coding sequence ATGAAATTTTTCGCCTTGGCTTTTTCGTGCCTTTTATTTTTCTCAATGCCTGCCAACGCAAACGACGCAGACACCTTTAGTGCAATGGTCGCATTGGCGAACAAGGGAGATGCAGAGGCGCAATATCATGTGGGCATGATGTACAATAATGGCATCGGCACACAACAGGATCGTAGGCAGGCCTTTGAGTGGTTTCAAAAATCAGCCGCGTCCAACGACCCGCTGGGCGCCTATAAGCTTGGGTGTTATTATGACGGGCAAGGCGCGGGCGTCGTAGAATCCAACGCCGATCAAGCTTTGAAGTACAAACTTGTTGCGGCCGAAGCCGGCTATTCGCTTGCCCAGCACGATGTCGGCAATCTGTATGACAAGCGAGGAAATTCGGAAGAAGCGCTAAAGTGGTGGAAGAGGGCGGGCGATCAAGGATATCCCGGTGCCCTCTTTGGTTTATCCCGTTTGTATTCTGCCGGAAAAGGAACGCCAAAGGATCTGTCTTTGTCGTATGCGTATTTCAAACTCTCGAAGCTGGCGCCCGCGAAAAATGTGAATGAGATGGCTGCCTTGTTGTCCGAACAAGAACTCAAGAACGCAGAAAAACTGGTGTCCGAATGGAAGCCGCGGACAACTGCTTTAACACTCAAGGCAAAGAGCGGTATTCGAGCTGCAGAAGAATACGTCAAAACCATCAGGAACTGA
- the radC gene encoding RadC family protein, which translates to MPVSPIDPTAPGLAEAPHYHGHRERLRERFRSVGADALSDYELLEMVLFRALPRRDVKPLAKSLITKFGSFAETVHAPDTRLREIGGLGEAAITEIKLIAAATSRVAKGQLKQRTALSSWATVIDYCRTAMAFADKEQFRILFLDKRNQLISDEVQQVGTVDHTPVYPREVVKRALELSATAIIMVHNHPSGDPTPSQADVQMTKAVIDIAAPLGIAVHDHIIVGKHGHASLKGLKLI; encoded by the coding sequence ATGCCCGTCAGCCCCATCGATCCGACTGCGCCGGGTCTTGCCGAAGCGCCGCATTATCATGGCCATCGGGAGCGACTGCGGGAGCGCTTTCGCAGTGTCGGCGCCGATGCGCTGAGCGACTACGAACTGCTGGAAATGGTGCTGTTTCGCGCGCTGCCGCGCCGTGACGTGAAGCCGCTGGCGAAATCGCTGATCACGAAATTCGGCTCCTTCGCTGAGACGGTGCATGCCCCGGACACGCGGCTCCGCGAAATCGGCGGGCTCGGTGAAGCCGCCATCACCGAGATCAAACTGATCGCCGCTGCCACCAGCCGCGTCGCCAAGGGGCAATTGAAACAGCGCACCGCATTGTCGTCATGGGCCACGGTGATCGACTATTGCCGCACGGCCATGGCCTTCGCCGACAAGGAGCAGTTCCGCATCCTGTTCCTCGACAAACGCAACCAATTGATCTCGGACGAGGTGCAGCAGGTCGGCACCGTCGACCACACACCGGTCTATCCGCGCGAGGTGGTGAAGCGTGCCCTCGAACTGTCCGCGACGGCCATCATCATGGTCCACAACCATCCATCCGGAGATCCCACACCCTCGCAGGCCGATGTGCAGATGACCAAGGCGGTGATCGATATCGCCGCGCCGCTCGGCATCGCGGTACATGATCACATCATCGTCGGCAAACACGGCCATGCCAGCCTTAAGGGGCTGAAGCTGATCTAA
- the map gene encoding type I methionyl aminopeptidase, which yields MSYVEASETSQRKTGQIKLHGPAAFAGMRKAGALVSQCLDELTDLVKPGVLTSAIDDFVREFAFSHGAFPATLMYRGYRYSTCTSINHVVCHGMPGDRALKEGDIVNVDVTFIVEGWYGDSSRMYGVGELARKAERLVEVTYESLMRGIAVVKPGNTTGDIGHAIQSFVEPQQMSVVRDFCGHGLGRMFHDEPNIIHVGRPGEGVTLRPGMFFTIEPMINLGKPHVKVLSDGWTAVTRDRSLSAQFEHTVGVTATGVEIFTLSKRHNEQPPTPVP from the coding sequence ATGAGCTACGTCGAAGCCTCCGAAACCTCCCAGCGCAAAACCGGTCAGATCAAGCTGCATGGTCCCGCCGCTTTTGCTGGCATGCGCAAGGCCGGCGCGCTGGTGTCGCAGTGTCTCGACGAGCTGACCGATCTGGTGAAGCCGGGCGTGCTGACCTCGGCGATCGACGACTTCGTCCGCGAATTCGCCTTCAGCCATGGCGCCTTTCCGGCCACGCTAATGTATCGCGGCTATCGCTATTCGACCTGCACGTCGATCAATCACGTGGTCTGCCACGGCATGCCCGGCGACCGCGCGCTGAAGGAAGGCGACATCGTCAATGTCGACGTCACCTTCATCGTCGAGGGCTGGTATGGCGATTCCAGCCGCATGTATGGCGTCGGCGAACTCGCCCGTAAGGCGGAGCGTCTGGTCGAGGTCACCTATGAATCGCTGATGCGTGGCATCGCAGTGGTCAAGCCCGGCAATACCACCGGCGACATCGGCCATGCGATCCAGAGCTTCGTCGAACCGCAGCAGATGAGCGTGGTGCGCGACTTCTGCGGCCATGGCCTCGGCCGCATGTTCCATGACGAACCGAATATCATCCATGTCGGCCGCCCCGGCGAGGGCGTGACTTTGCGCCCGGGCATGTTCTTCACGATCGAGCCGATGATCAATCTCGGCAAGCCGCATGTGAAGGTTCTGTCCGACGGCTGGACCGCCGTGACCCGCGACCGGTCGCTGTCGGCGCAATTCGAGCACACCGTCGGCGTGACGGCGACCGGCGTCGAGATTTTCACGCTGTCCAAGCGGCATAACGAACAGCCGCCGACGCCCGTCCCCTAA
- the sfsA gene encoding DNA/RNA nuclease SfsA produces the protein MKLQADLVPATLLRRYKRFLADVELADGSVITAHVANPGAMLGLQAPGALVWLSKSPSKTRKLPFSWELIEADFGNGPELVGVNTMHPNAIVAEALAANAIPELTGYDIIRREVKYGAASRVDFLLEHPSRPPCYVEVKNVHMMRQPSLAEFPDSVTARGARHLDELAAMVATGARAVMLFVVQIGSSTALALARDIDPAYGRAFDKARAAGVEAIAYTCRIDHGSIVLAGRVPIQP, from the coding sequence ATGAAGCTACAGGCCGATCTGGTTCCGGCGACGCTGCTGCGGCGCTACAAGCGCTTCCTTGCCGATGTCGAGCTCGCCGATGGCAGCGTGATCACCGCCCATGTCGCCAATCCCGGCGCGATGCTCGGCCTGCAGGCGCCGGGCGCGCTGGTCTGGCTGTCGAAGTCGCCGAGCAAGACCCGCAAGTTGCCCTTTTCGTGGGAGCTGATCGAAGCCGATTTCGGCAACGGGCCCGAGCTGGTCGGCGTCAATACGATGCACCCCAATGCCATTGTCGCCGAGGCGCTGGCCGCCAATGCGATCCCCGAACTTACCGGCTACGACATCATCCGCCGTGAGGTGAAATATGGCGCGGCATCGCGGGTGGATTTCCTGCTGGAACACCCGTCACGGCCGCCCTGCTATGTCGAGGTCAAGAACGTCCACATGATGCGCCAGCCAAGTTTGGCCGAATTCCCGGATTCCGTCACCGCACGCGGCGCCCGCCATCTCGACGAATTGGCTGCCATGGTCGCCACAGGCGCCCGGGCCGTAATGCTGTTCGTGGTCCAGATCGGCTCGTCCACGGCTCTTGCACTGGCGCGCGATATCGACCCGGCCTATGGCCGCGCCTTCGACAAGGCCCGCGCCGCAGGCGTCGAAGCCATCGCCTATACCTGCCGGATCGACCACGGCAGCATCGTTCTGGCCGGCCGAGTGCCGATTCAGCCATGA
- a CDS encoding mechanosensitive ion channel family protein has protein sequence MLDLTDTHEFVLATARSFGAEVTSPWFYLQLGLMMAGGGIAFAIGAAIRSRVDMTSLAMGWPAPLRMFMRILVGSAATAAFAILMTLDRVIMLSVTWPSRSYLLSVAAKLALAWLVIRLVTSVIRNEFLVRLVSISAWFVAALSIVGQLQPTITMLDANGIDLGGLRLTPLLLIKLGVLLAVALWLSNIASNFLEGRIRQSHDLTPSIQVLLIKLVRLLLMVFAVALVMGAVGINLSALAVFSGAVGVGIGFGLQKIVANFISGVILLADKSVKPGDLVTIGDSSGRISAMNTRYISVAAGDGREFLIPNEDLITQKVVNWTYTDKDTLVKVNFSANYDADPRVVCKLAIDVATASPRANTAKTPNCILTEFAEAGMKFSLTFWIDSPDGMDAVKSEVMLGLWDAFKREGIRVPYPVRELKIRGGALPVETIVEVASGPE, from the coding sequence ATGCTTGACCTGACCGACACCCACGAATTCGTGCTGGCAACCGCACGATCGTTCGGCGCCGAGGTGACCTCGCCGTGGTTCTACCTGCAGCTCGGACTGATGATGGCCGGCGGTGGCATTGCCTTCGCCATCGGGGCCGCAATCCGCTCGCGGGTCGATATGACCTCGCTGGCGATGGGCTGGCCGGCGCCGCTACGCATGTTCATGCGTATTCTCGTCGGCAGCGCGGCCACCGCGGCCTTTGCGATCCTGATGACCCTTGACCGCGTGATCATGCTGAGCGTGACATGGCCGAGCCGCAGCTATTTGCTGTCGGTGGCCGCAAAGCTTGCACTCGCGTGGCTCGTGATCCGGCTTGTCACCAGCGTGATCCGTAACGAATTCCTGGTTCGGCTGGTGTCGATCTCGGCCTGGTTCGTGGCGGCCCTTAGCATTGTCGGCCAGTTGCAGCCGACCATCACCATGCTGGACGCGAACGGGATCGATCTCGGCGGCCTCCGGCTGACCCCGCTACTCTTGATCAAGCTCGGCGTCTTGCTCGCAGTGGCGCTGTGGCTCTCGAACATTGCCAGCAATTTTCTGGAAGGCCGGATCAGGCAGTCCCATGACCTCACGCCCTCGATCCAGGTCCTGCTGATCAAGCTGGTGCGCCTGCTCTTGATGGTGTTCGCCGTCGCTCTCGTCATGGGTGCGGTCGGCATCAACCTCTCGGCCCTCGCCGTATTCTCCGGCGCGGTCGGTGTCGGTATCGGTTTCGGCCTGCAGAAGATCGTCGCCAATTTCATCAGCGGCGTGATCCTGCTCGCGGACAAATCGGTGAAGCCCGGCGACCTCGTCACCATTGGCGACAGTTCCGGCCGTATCAGTGCGATGAATACGCGCTACATCTCGGTCGCCGCGGGCGACGGCCGCGAGTTCCTGATCCCCAACGAGGACCTCATCACCCAGAAGGTGGTGAACTGGACCTATACGGACAAGGACACGCTGGTGAAGGTCAATTTCAGCGCCAATTACGATGCGGATCCGCGCGTCGTCTGCAAGCTGGCTATCGACGTCGCAACGGCATCGCCACGGGCCAATACGGCCAAGACGCCAAACTGCATCCTCACCGAATTCGCCGAAGCCGGTATGAAATTCTCGCTGACCTTCTGGATCGATTCGCCCGACGGCATGGATGCCGTGAAGAGCGAGGTGATGCTGGGACTGTGGGATGCCTTCAAGCGTGAGGGCATCCGCGTGCCCTATCCGGTCCGCGAGCTGAAGATCCGTGGCGGTGCACTGCCGGTCGAAACCATTGTCGAAGTCGCATCCGGTCCGGAATAG
- a CDS encoding potassium/proton antiporter has protein sequence MASLDSVSIAILLGAVLVMAGILSSLLALRFGAPLLLFFLFIGMVAGEAGPGGLRFDDVHTTYVVGSVALALILFDGGLKTRFQAIRAVLAPSMVLATTGVLLTALITAPVAKYALDLNWTQALLTGAVVASTDAAAVFLLVHAQGLRLRPRVGATLEVESGTNDPFAVFLTLTLVKLLSVGDASAGHVAMEFVQEAVLGTLIGVVGGRLVVLAMNRVALPQGLHAPFVCTAALVIFGLAQIAHASGFLAVYLAGIIIGNRPTRAHNSVVTFLDAATWLAQIVMFVMLGLLVSPERLVGSIIPAVGVALALMFVARPVAVFLCLQPFRFNWREKVFVSWVGLRGAVAIFLASIPMLVGLPKASLYFDVAFVVVIISLLFQGWTLAFAARKLHVALPRTDRGPRRIELDLPGQLEQQLVGYAVRPKSLYLKRNLIPSWSKPTLVIRDERILTPAEAEPVTAGDYIYLLAPPEKAEALDRFFVDMPPSTAPDPHLLGDFMVSGEITLGDLAAIYGIAVDPAQASLTLADYFDIHLDHAPTVGAALPIDSIDLVARSLGGGRVNVVGLRLPEDEDPAPPKLTRRQALKAKLKRGWTTLSGA, from the coding sequence ATGGCGTCACTTGATTCCGTCAGCATTGCCATCCTTCTCGGCGCAGTTCTGGTCATGGCCGGGATCCTGTCCAGCTTGCTTGCGCTTCGCTTCGGCGCGCCCTTGCTGCTGTTCTTCCTGTTTATCGGCATGGTGGCCGGCGAAGCGGGCCCCGGTGGACTGCGGTTTGACGACGTCCATACGACCTATGTGGTCGGCTCGGTTGCACTCGCGCTGATCCTCTTCGACGGTGGGTTGAAGACACGATTTCAGGCCATTCGTGCGGTGCTGGCCCCGTCGATGGTGCTGGCCACGACTGGCGTGTTGTTGACGGCGTTGATCACTGCGCCGGTCGCCAAATATGCCCTCGACCTGAATTGGACCCAGGCGCTGCTGACCGGCGCAGTGGTGGCTTCCACCGACGCGGCGGCTGTCTTTCTGCTGGTCCACGCGCAAGGCCTGCGCCTTAGGCCAAGGGTTGGCGCGACGCTCGAAGTTGAGTCCGGAACGAACGATCCGTTCGCCGTCTTTTTGACCCTGACACTGGTCAAGCTTCTGTCGGTGGGGGACGCCTCTGCCGGTCATGTGGCAATGGAGTTTGTTCAGGAAGCCGTGCTGGGCACCCTGATCGGCGTCGTCGGCGGGCGGCTGGTCGTCCTGGCGATGAATCGCGTGGCGCTGCCCCAAGGGTTGCATGCGCCTTTCGTTTGCACAGCGGCTTTGGTGATCTTCGGGCTGGCCCAGATCGCTCACGCCTCGGGCTTTCTGGCGGTCTATCTTGCCGGCATTATCATCGGCAACCGTCCGACACGGGCGCACAATTCGGTGGTGACGTTCCTCGACGCAGCAACGTGGCTGGCGCAGATCGTGATGTTTGTCATGCTCGGTCTTCTGGTGTCGCCGGAGCGGCTGGTGGGGAGCATCATTCCGGCGGTTGGCGTTGCATTGGCTCTGATGTTTGTGGCGCGTCCGGTTGCCGTATTCCTGTGTTTGCAGCCCTTCCGCTTTAACTGGCGCGAAAAGGTATTCGTGTCATGGGTCGGCCTGCGCGGTGCCGTCGCAATCTTCCTCGCCTCGATCCCGATGCTGGTTGGTCTGCCCAAGGCGTCGCTGTATTTCGACGTCGCTTTCGTGGTCGTGATCATCTCGCTGCTGTTCCAGGGATGGACGCTGGCTTTTGCCGCCCGGAAGCTGCATGTCGCTCTGCCGCGCACCGACAGGGGGCCGCGCCGTATCGAACTCGATTTGCCAGGTCAGCTCGAACAGCAACTGGTCGGCTATGCCGTGCGCCCGAAGAGCCTTTACCTGAAGCGCAACCTCATTCCGTCGTGGTCGAAGCCAACGCTGGTCATTCGCGATGAGCGCATCCTGACTCCGGCGGAGGCTGAGCCTGTTACGGCCGGCGATTACATCTATCTGCTGGCGCCGCCGGAAAAGGCCGAGGCGCTGGATCGCTTCTTTGTCGACATGCCGCCGAGTACAGCGCCGGACCCGCATCTGCTTGGTGATTTCATGGTGTCTGGCGAAATCACTCTTGGCGATCTTGCGGCGATCTATGGCATCGCCGTCGATCCAGCCCAGGCATCGCTGACGCTGGCCGATTATTTCGATATCCATCTCGATCATGCGCCGACCGTTGGCGCCGCCTTGCCGATCGACAGTATTGATCTTGTAGCGCGCAGTCTTGGTGGCGGACGCGTCAATGTGGTTGGCCTGCGTCTGCCCGAAGATGAAGATCCCGCGCCGCCCAAGCTGACACGCAGGCAAGCCCTCAAGGCGAAACTGAAGCGAGGCTGGACCACGCTGTCCGGCGCCTGA
- the modC gene encoding molybdenum ABC transporter ATP-binding protein, which translates to MLRVDVFKQLGEFSVDVAFTSEGRVTGLFGSSGAGKTSLVSMIAGLVQPDRGIIAVDSDVLYDSSARVHVPPHRRRIGYVFQDARLFPHLSVAQNLDYGRRMNRLTRDPAEETRITEMLDIGHLLDRRPGGLSGGERQRVALGRALLSQPRLLLLDEPMGALDDERKAEILPYLKRLRDAGDVPMIFVSHDADEMRQLATQVVMLKRGRVAAFGGTEILPRIIPAA; encoded by the coding sequence GTGCTGCGCGTTGATGTGTTCAAACAACTCGGCGAATTTTCAGTCGACGTCGCCTTCACCAGCGAAGGCCGTGTGACGGGCCTGTTCGGCTCCTCGGGTGCGGGCAAGACCTCGCTGGTCAGCATGATTGCCGGCCTCGTGCAGCCGGATCGCGGCATCATCGCCGTGGATAGCGACGTGCTCTATGACAGCAGCGCGCGCGTCCACGTCCCGCCGCATCGGCGCCGCATCGGCTATGTGTTTCAGGATGCGCGACTGTTTCCGCATCTGAGCGTCGCGCAGAATCTCGATTACGGTCGCCGGATGAACCGTCTGACACGCGATCCCGCTGAGGAAACACGCATTACGGAGATGCTTGATATCGGACATCTGCTCGATCGTCGTCCTGGCGGCCTCTCGGGCGGTGAACGCCAGCGCGTGGCACTGGGACGTGCGCTGCTATCGCAACCGCGGCTGCTACTGCTCGACGAACCGATGGGTGCGCTCGACGATGAGCGGAAGGCGGAGATCCTGCCCTATCTCAAGCGGCTGCGCGATGCAGGCGATGTGCCGATGATCTTCGTCAGTCACGATGCCGACGAGATGCGGCAACTGGCGACGCAGGTAGTGATGCTGAAGCGTGGCCGTGTCGCGGCCTTCGGTGGCACCGAGATCCTGCCGCGTATCATCCCGGCAGCCTGA
- the modB gene encoding molybdate ABC transporter permease subunit: protein MSDISPEEWTAILLSVRVAVIATLISTPIGIGVAWLLARRDFWGKQIIDAIIYLPLVLPPVVTGYLLLLLLGKRGILGAWLAEHLGIVFAFRWTGAALACGVMSFPLLVRPIRLSIEAVDRRLEQASSTLGASPWKVFATVTLPLALPGVLAGMVLGFAKAIGEFGATITFVSNIPGETQTISSAIYSLIQTPDGDAAASRLVMISIGIAVLALIASEWFARRATQRLHGN, encoded by the coding sequence GTGTCCGACATCTCCCCTGAAGAATGGACGGCGATCCTGCTTTCAGTCAGGGTCGCCGTGATCGCGACATTGATCTCGACGCCGATTGGAATCGGCGTCGCCTGGCTACTCGCGCGGCGTGACTTCTGGGGCAAGCAGATCATCGACGCCATAATCTATCTGCCGCTGGTGCTGCCGCCCGTCGTCACCGGCTATCTGCTGCTGTTGCTGCTCGGTAAACGCGGCATTCTCGGCGCGTGGCTCGCCGAACATCTCGGCATCGTCTTCGCCTTTCGCTGGACGGGTGCCGCGCTCGCATGCGGCGTGATGTCATTTCCTCTGCTTGTGCGGCCGATCCGGCTCTCGATAGAAGCGGTTGACCGGCGGCTCGAGCAGGCGTCGAGCACGCTTGGCGCATCGCCGTGGAAAGTATTTGCAACGGTGACCTTGCCGCTGGCGCTGCCCGGCGTCCTGGCCGGCATGGTGCTCGGCTTCGCCAAGGCCATCGGCGAATTCGGCGCCACCATTACTTTCGTCTCAAACATTCCCGGCGAGACCCAGACGATTTCCTCCGCGATCTACTCGTTGATCCAGACGCCCGACGGTGACGCGGCAGCCTCACGTCTGGTGATGATCTCCATCGGCATCGCCGTACTGGCGCTTATCGCTTCGGAATGGTTCGCGCGCCGCGCGACGCAACGACTGCACGGAAACTGA
- the modA gene encoding molybdate ABC transporter substrate-binding protein yields MNHFTGLFAAFSILLGSTFTPAHAQDKALTVFAAASMKNALDELDAAYTAKTGVKITASYAASSALAKQIEQGAPADVFVSADTDWMDYAIGKKNINVATRTDLLGNSIVLIAAKDAKLDNVTIGQGFDLAKLAGDGKIATGDVKSVPVGKYAKAALEKLGSWSAAESKFAMAESVRAALTLVSRGEAPLGIVYATDAKIDPGVKIIGTFPSDSHPAIIYPVAATTTAKTEAANYLAFLRSSAAKTVLEKYGFTFLVKPTS; encoded by the coding sequence ATGAACCATTTTACCGGACTTTTCGCTGCGTTCTCGATCCTGCTCGGATCGACCTTCACGCCTGCCCATGCGCAGGACAAAGCCCTGACCGTGTTCGCCGCAGCGTCGATGAAGAACGCCCTCGACGAGCTCGATGCCGCCTACACCGCCAAGACCGGCGTGAAGATCACCGCCAGCTATGCGGCTAGCTCGGCGCTCGCTAAGCAGATCGAACAGGGCGCACCGGCCGATGTCTTCGTGTCCGCCGACACCGACTGGATGGACTACGCCATCGGCAAGAAGAACATCAACGTCGCCACGCGCACCGACCTGCTCGGCAACAGCATCGTGCTGATCGCCGCAAAGGACGCCAAGCTCGACAACGTGACCATCGGTCAAGGCTTCGATCTCGCCAAGCTCGCCGGCGACGGTAAGATCGCTACCGGCGATGTGAAGTCCGTGCCCGTCGGCAAATATGCCAAGGCGGCGCTGGAGAAGCTTGGCAGCTGGAGCGCGGCCGAGTCCAAATTCGCCATGGCCGAGAGCGTACGCGCTGCGCTGACGCTGGTCTCACGCGGCGAAGCCCCGCTCGGCATCGTCTATGCGACAGATGCCAAGATCGATCCGGGTGTGAAGATCATCGGCACCTTCCCGTCGGACTCGCATCCGGCGATCATTTATCCGGTCGCGGCGACCACCACCGCGAAGACCGAAGCTGCCAACTATCTGGCCTTCCTGAGGTCATCGGCCGCAAAGACGGTTCTTGAGAAGTACGGCTTCACGTTCCTGGTCAAGCCGACGTCCTGA
- a CDS encoding molybdopterin-binding protein, with translation MRISARNQIKGTVLEVTKGATTSHVRVDIGGGQVVTSSITNEAVDDLALKAGGKCIVVVKASDVMIAVD, from the coding sequence ATGCGCATCAGTGCACGCAACCAGATCAAAGGTACTGTCCTCGAAGTCACCAAGGGCGCGACCACATCCCATGTCCGCGTCGACATTGGCGGCGGCCAGGTCGTGACCTCGTCGATCACCAACGAAGCCGTTGACGATCTGGCGCTCAAGGCCGGCGGCAAATGCATCGTCGTGGTGAAAGCCTCCGACGTCATGATCGCGGTGGATTGA